One Salinisphaera sp. T31B1 DNA window includes the following coding sequences:
- a CDS encoding UvrD-helicase domain-containing protein, translated as MLCEQQVAVVDHAVAGHESLLVPAGAGCGKTSTLCAVAQALSAAGQRVVYLAYNRALKQEAQRKFGATADVYTAHGIAYAELNIKVDTRQRQLGRIFPRHVMELLGLDGEIAGLSAYAYAHAIVTTLTAYEQSGDPIVTAACVPGRVRTELGCDDLIEQVVEHAQDLFHAAAPGEKSRLPLPHDLYLKYWQVIGTPGLDRYDVVLLDEAQDSNAVVLAALAGRRVIYVGDTHQQIYSFRGAVDAMQKITALELPLTHSFRFGPVIADLANAILCEKKKTKLRYPLQGYPRLNTSIVHRPPPTPCTRIYRTNYQLIADSFVLRDSGLNVLLNGDMSELARQLESVDALAGGDRRLVRDPLVRGFKSYSSLIAASKGNGPFARELRQIVRILTDFAPRFAELLSMLKQRNDCEAQDANSVVLTTAHKAKGAEWRNVVVMGDFDQTLNAENQYSLGVRAREEELNLLYVAVTRATENLNIQGEYLSNIAIRAGLMSRTGYVTNQ; from the coding sequence GTGCTTTGTGAGCAACAGGTTGCAGTCGTAGACCACGCCGTCGCCGGTCACGAGTCGTTACTCGTGCCGGCCGGCGCGGGCTGCGGTAAGACCTCAACGCTTTGCGCCGTAGCTCAAGCGTTGAGCGCAGCTGGGCAGCGCGTCGTTTATTTAGCCTACAACCGTGCGCTCAAGCAGGAGGCGCAGCGGAAATTCGGTGCGACTGCTGACGTGTATACAGCGCACGGAATCGCGTACGCGGAACTCAACATCAAAGTCGATACGCGGCAGCGACAACTCGGGCGTATCTTCCCCCGTCACGTCATGGAACTGCTTGGGCTCGATGGCGAGATAGCTGGTCTATCGGCCTACGCATATGCTCATGCAATCGTGACAACGCTCACTGCCTACGAGCAATCTGGCGATCCCATTGTCACAGCAGCGTGCGTACCGGGACGAGTGCGTACAGAACTTGGCTGTGATGATTTGATAGAACAGGTTGTCGAACACGCGCAGGATTTGTTCCATGCTGCCGCGCCTGGAGAGAAATCTCGCCTACCCCTGCCCCACGATCTTTATCTGAAATACTGGCAGGTAATCGGTACGCCTGGGCTTGATCGTTATGACGTCGTTCTGCTCGATGAAGCGCAGGACTCGAATGCCGTAGTTCTAGCTGCACTGGCTGGGCGCCGTGTCATTTACGTGGGCGATACGCATCAGCAGATCTATTCGTTCCGTGGCGCGGTGGATGCGATGCAGAAAATCACGGCGCTCGAGCTACCGCTGACGCATTCGTTTCGCTTCGGCCCTGTCATCGCCGATCTCGCTAATGCGATTCTTTGCGAAAAAAAGAAGACCAAGCTCAGGTATCCCCTGCAAGGCTATCCGCGTTTGAACACGAGTATTGTGCACAGGCCCCCACCTACGCCGTGCACGCGCATATATCGTACTAACTATCAGCTCATCGCCGACTCGTTCGTTCTCCGCGACAGCGGCCTTAATGTGCTGCTCAACGGCGATATGAGCGAACTTGCTCGTCAACTTGAGTCTGTCGACGCTCTAGCGGGCGGTGATCGGCGGCTTGTGCGTGATCCGCTAGTTCGGGGGTTCAAGTCCTATTCATCGCTGATCGCAGCGTCGAAAGGAAATGGGCCTTTCGCTCGAGAGCTTCGTCAGATCGTTCGAATACTGACGGACTTCGCGCCGCGGTTTGCCGAGCTTTTGAGCATGCTCAAGCAACGCAACGACTGTGAAGCACAGGATGCCAATTCTGTTGTACTGACGACGGCACATAAGGCGAAGGGGGCCGAGTGGCGAAACGTGGTCGTAATGGGCGACTTCGATCAAACACTCAACGCAGAGAATCAGTACAGCCTTGGTGTCAGAGCGAGGGAGGAGGAGCTTAATCTTCTTTATGTGGCGGTCACGCGTGCGACCGAGAATCTGAACATTCAGGGTGAATATCTATCCAACATTGCCATACGCGCGGGCCTGATGAGCCGCACTGGCTATGTGACGAATCAGTAG
- a CDS encoding FlhC family transcriptional regulator yields MDHLVQHRAIKMLTQNLRPCIVVLETGITKPKARALYRELHGVAPRSGQMRDADSIVRTRREFMAASCIMSFYCELAPNYESGVDPEAVMAAHRIYLEDNPPASHCITLNETWVLARALRSAEARLVTCPKCTARYLEVARQHYAPACSHC; encoded by the coding sequence ATGGATCATCTCGTGCAGCATCGAGCCATCAAAATGCTGACCCAGAACTTACGCCCGTGCATCGTAGTTCTTGAAACGGGTATTACAAAACCCAAAGCACGCGCGCTCTACCGAGAGCTCCACGGCGTAGCGCCGCGCTCAGGGCAGATGCGTGATGCAGATAGCATCGTTCGAACACGCCGAGAGTTCATGGCCGCGAGCTGCATCATGTCCTTCTACTGTGAACTCGCGCCGAACTACGAGTCGGGTGTTGACCCCGAGGCTGTCATGGCAGCTCATCGAATTTATCTCGAGGACAATCCGCCTGCGAGTCACTGCATTACGCTCAACGAGACCTGGGTTCTCGCTAGAGCTTTGCGTTCGGCCGAAGCGCGCCTTGTGACATGCCCCAAGTGTACGGCCAGATATTTGGAAGTTGCGCGCCAGCATTACGCGCCCGCATGCTCGCATTGCTGA
- a CDS encoding ParM/StbA family protein, with amino-acid sequence MNNVVVGLDIGYSNVGVVSGPPGRPQAYCMPAGAGSIKLLPKALRGTLDTGYTVTTAQGDTWVAGVEPDRLQGWSRDLHDDYPSSDTYRALFHAALLRAGHRSVAHLITGLPVTQYLDTDRREKLAHSLTGVHRVADGFDVTIENVSVLPQPAGGYMDYATSTTDVELAEDGRILIIDPGFYSVDWVAIQGGEIRHTASGSSVKAMSMLLAAADDLLFEQYGQRYGMHRIEQTIREGRENIFIGGKKIALHPVIAHAAADTTSSALRELRQSLRGDMSGFDLLLLVGGGAGYYEDAARAVFPGTRVQKIDDPVNANARGFWTLGT; translated from the coding sequence ATGAATAACGTCGTCGTCGGACTGGATATTGGGTATTCGAACGTCGGTGTGGTGAGCGGCCCGCCCGGTCGCCCACAGGCTTACTGCATGCCCGCTGGGGCTGGATCAATCAAGCTGTTGCCAAAAGCGCTGCGTGGAACACTCGACACCGGCTATACGGTCACTACGGCACAGGGCGACACGTGGGTGGCGGGTGTGGAGCCAGATCGGCTGCAAGGTTGGAGCCGAGATCTGCATGACGACTATCCGTCCTCAGATACATATCGAGCGCTATTCCACGCTGCCTTGCTGCGTGCGGGACATCGATCGGTGGCGCACCTGATTACGGGGCTGCCGGTTACTCAATATCTGGATACCGATCGGCGAGAGAAATTGGCGCATTCGCTCACAGGCGTACACCGGGTGGCCGACGGTTTTGATGTCACGATCGAGAATGTATCCGTACTACCTCAGCCGGCCGGAGGGTATATGGACTATGCCACTTCCACCACCGATGTTGAGCTCGCCGAAGACGGGCGAATCCTGATCATCGATCCGGGATTCTATTCGGTTGATTGGGTGGCAATCCAAGGGGGCGAAATCCGGCATACCGCTTCCGGTTCAAGCGTCAAAGCGATGTCGATGCTCCTCGCCGCCGCGGACGATCTGTTATTCGAACAGTACGGCCAGCGTTATGGCATGCACCGAATCGAGCAAACGATTCGAGAGGGTCGAGAGAATATTTTTATCGGCGGGAAAAAAATTGCGCTTCACCCTGTAATTGCGCATGCCGCTGCCGATACGACGTCGAGCGCTTTGAGAGAGCTTCGGCAATCGCTTCGAGGTGATATGAGCGGGTTTGACCTTCTGCTGCTTGTCGGCGGCGGGGCTGGCTACTACGAGGATGCCGCGCGAGCTGTGTTCCCGGGTACGCGGGTACAGAAGATTGACGATCCCGTAAACGCAAATGCTCGTGGATTCTGGACATTGGGCACCTGA
- the mobI gene encoding conjugative transfer protein MobI(A/C), with translation MDDDGERFENGLEQMNQAALESAEALFERARDLADQFWEAHHSAHQELPKEERGFIGVRARLRNGSIQIEWFRAKYWQRRKGASGGASNKPALEYLGRGKSMRYTPKAFQRVRAKDWEIELAMRFEDQFEVIRRQSQMLGKIRRYVVEARKASARPVEQIGT, from the coding sequence ATGGACGACGACGGTGAGCGCTTCGAAAACGGGCTCGAACAAATGAACCAGGCAGCGCTCGAAAGTGCTGAGGCGCTATTCGAACGGGCACGTGATCTGGCGGATCAGTTCTGGGAGGCGCATCACAGCGCTCACCAAGAACTCCCAAAGGAAGAGCGGGGGTTTATCGGCGTTCGTGCGCGCCTTCGGAATGGCTCGATCCAGATCGAATGGTTCCGAGCCAAGTATTGGCAGCGGAGGAAAGGCGCGAGTGGCGGCGCTAGCAACAAGCCCGCGCTCGAATACCTTGGTCGAGGCAAATCGATGCGATATACACCCAAAGCGTTCCAGCGCGTTCGGGCAAAAGACTGGGAAATCGAACTTGCTATGCGCTTCGAGGATCAATTCGAAGTGATACGTCGTCAAAGCCAGATGCTTGGAAAGATCCGTCGCTATGTTGTCGAGGCAAGAAAAGCGAGTGCGCGGCCGGTCGAGCAGATTGGCACTTGA
- the recJ gene encoding single-stranded-DNA-specific exonuclease RecJ, producing MTKQPTPRFTDRSIDKRCYTAALNVGYSGLLARLLAARGLSDRPQGIDAAVQPHLGMLDHYNGLPDIEKAATRIASAILTGEHVALETDHDVDGVASHAVLHAALVDHFGHPSERLTGFIGHRLRDGYGLSATVAERILATEPRPTLVITADNGSADEPRIALLAEQGIDVIVTDHHELPRSGPPASAYACISPKREDCGYPDAAIAGCMVAWLLACAVRNELHGIGYLDDKAPPMAQLLDYVAVGTVADCVSLGSHNNRAIVGSGLARINRQDRPCWRAICPRLPGQPLITATDLAFTVGPRINARGRLDEAMAGVAFLLSDTDSEARSYAALLEQENDERKAIERKMKGQAIDLAAAQVAAGATAIVIWLPDGHAGVHGIVASRLVETYGQPVVCLSPKFGQPDLVTGSARGIPGFHVEQALQFCADRVPEMFLAFGGHEGAGGLTIARENIESFRDSYDRAAREQLTPDQLGPRIDTDGVLQAHEMTLDTIDAISRLEPFGRGFEQPVFQGQFLVLAVKAIGNGTHLKLTLRPVDQTRGAVNGVWFNAVTDAADELPIAANDDVDLAYNLTANEYRGRHVQLLVRGCRSAR from the coding sequence ATGACTAAGCAACCGACACCACGCTTCACCGATAGATCGATCGACAAACGCTGCTACACCGCAGCGCTCAACGTAGGCTATTCGGGTTTGCTGGCACGCCTGCTGGCGGCACGGGGGCTCTCCGACAGGCCGCAAGGTATCGACGCTGCCGTGCAGCCGCATCTGGGCATGCTTGACCACTACAATGGCCTGCCGGACATCGAGAAGGCCGCGACACGGATCGCCTCGGCAATCCTGACCGGAGAGCACGTTGCCCTGGAAACCGATCACGACGTTGACGGGGTGGCAAGTCACGCTGTTCTACATGCCGCCCTCGTCGATCACTTCGGGCATCCATCCGAACGCTTAACCGGCTTCATCGGCCACCGACTCCGAGATGGCTACGGGTTATCAGCGACCGTGGCCGAACGAATCTTGGCTACGGAGCCGCGGCCGACGCTCGTGATCACCGCCGACAACGGTTCAGCTGACGAGCCTCGAATCGCGCTACTAGCCGAGCAGGGCATCGACGTGATCGTCACAGATCACCACGAGCTACCGCGGTCAGGACCACCGGCGAGCGCTTATGCCTGCATCTCGCCCAAGCGAGAAGACTGCGGTTATCCCGATGCAGCGATCGCAGGCTGCATGGTCGCATGGCTTCTCGCCTGCGCCGTCAGAAACGAACTCCACGGCATCGGTTATCTCGACGACAAGGCGCCGCCGATGGCACAGCTTCTCGACTACGTTGCTGTGGGTACAGTGGCTGACTGCGTATCGCTGGGCAGCCACAACAATCGCGCGATCGTTGGCTCAGGGCTGGCAAGGATCAATCGGCAGGACCGGCCATGCTGGCGTGCGATCTGTCCACGCCTACCCGGACAACCTCTGATTACCGCGACCGATCTCGCCTTCACGGTCGGCCCGCGCATCAACGCTCGAGGCCGGCTGGACGAGGCCATGGCAGGCGTCGCTTTTCTACTGTCAGACACCGACAGCGAAGCGCGTAGCTATGCCGCATTGCTAGAGCAGGAGAACGACGAGCGCAAGGCCATTGAAAGGAAGATGAAAGGCCAGGCCATAGACCTCGCCGCAGCCCAGGTGGCTGCCGGCGCCACCGCGATCGTGATCTGGCTCCCCGATGGCCACGCCGGCGTTCACGGCATCGTCGCCAGCCGTCTGGTTGAAACCTACGGTCAGCCCGTGGTCTGCCTGTCTCCCAAGTTCGGCCAGCCCGACCTGGTGACCGGATCGGCGCGCGGCATCCCCGGCTTCCATGTCGAGCAAGCCCTACAGTTCTGTGCTGACCGAGTACCCGAGATGTTCTTGGCCTTTGGCGGGCACGAAGGAGCAGGGGGTCTGACCATTGCCCGCGAGAATATCGAGTCCTTTCGCGACAGCTACGATCGAGCAGCACGAGAGCAACTCACTCCGGATCAACTCGGCCCACGCATCGACACCGACGGTGTACTCCAAGCCCACGAGATGACGCTCGACACCATCGACGCCATCAGCCGGCTGGAACCCTTCGGGCGTGGATTCGAGCAGCCCGTGTTCCAAGGCCAGTTCCTTGTCCTGGCAGTTAAGGCCATAGGAAACGGCACACACCTCAAGCTCACCCTGCGGCCTGTTGACCAGACCCGAGGCGCCGTGAACGGGGTCTGGTTCAATGCAGTGACAGATGCTGCCGACGAGCTTCCGATCGCGGCGAATGACGACGTAGATCTGGCCTACAACCTCACAGCGAACGAATACCGCGGCCGACACGTGCAGCTGCTGGTACGCGGGTGTCGCTCCGCGCGCTGA
- a CDS encoding DUF1643 domain-containing protein codes for MLNPSTADEIDNDPTVERCHRRAITAGFGALSVANIFALRSTDPMGLYTHPDPIGPVNDAAIIELTTEADLVVCGWGMHGVLNRRGETVRQMLDRAGVEPHCLLLTDNGQPGHPLYVSYAAKPIPMPKA; via the coding sequence ATGCTCAACCCGAGCACCGCAGACGAGATCGACAACGACCCGACAGTCGAGCGCTGTCACCGACGGGCGATCACGGCGGGCTTCGGGGCTTTGTCCGTTGCCAACATCTTCGCTCTACGCTCCACCGACCCGATGGGCCTCTATACCCACCCCGACCCGATTGGCCCGGTCAACGACGCCGCCATCATCGAGCTGACCACCGAAGCCGATCTTGTCGTCTGCGGCTGGGGCATGCACGGCGTCCTGAACCGACGCGGCGAGACCGTGCGGCAGATGCTCGACCGGGCCGGCGTCGAACCGCACTGCCTGTTGCTTACAGACAATGGCCAGCCTGGGCATCCGCTCTACGTCAGCTATGCCGCGAAGCCCATTCCCATGCCCAAGGCGTAG
- a CDS encoding phage protein NinX family protein: MIKMEVNELDGSALDWAVATAVGDDLDIEHDDQSRVWLRSTLESSDGVHELFTPSSNHAQAGPLIDESGIATRRHSSGTWYAMLSDDLGDGVLVRWDKHTVRGGQKYGPHSYQVRKRQQRFTGSTRLIASMRTLVASRMGPVVQVPSTLIAAPTADSTVSA, translated from the coding sequence ATGATCAAGATGGAAGTCAACGAACTGGATGGGTCGGCACTCGACTGGGCGGTAGCCACTGCCGTAGGCGACGACCTGGACATTGAGCACGACGATCAGAGCCGCGTCTGGCTGCGGAGCACGCTCGAATCATCAGACGGTGTGCACGAGCTGTTCACGCCGAGCAGCAACCACGCTCAGGCCGGGCCGCTCATCGACGAATCCGGCATTGCCACCCGCCGGCATAGCAGCGGCACTTGGTACGCCATGCTCTCTGATGATCTGGGTGATGGGGTGCTCGTCCGTTGGGATAAGCACACCGTGCGAGGCGGCCAGAAGTACGGGCCGCATTCCTATCAGGTCCGTAAGCGCCAGCAGCGCTTCACGGGATCAACACGCCTCATAGCTTCCATGCGCACGTTGGTCGCATCTCGCATGGGGCCGGTCGTTCAGGTGCCCAGTACACTGATAGCGGCGCCCACGGCGGACAGTACCGTGTCGGCATAA
- a CDS encoding PRTRC system ParB family protein, with amino-acid sequence MEIAEQTVSTLNLPISQIEVQADFNPRRFFNDDALNELTESVRTQGVLQSILVRPTGEGARYYLVAGERRFRAAQRAGLTSIPAQVRQMTDEAALAAATAENGAREDISVAEEARLAKRAVSLSEGDRDEAAKLLGWKRSRVDARLMLLHACDEVLDALERSQIKIGHAELLSTLPKATQQGTLEKIIADEISVADLKGKIGQFTRELARARFDTSACQGCPFNSSTQASLFDFSVGAGRCSNHECWTQKNIDHVAKVVTEQRINFPAVHTDAERDETGRVMLFENGTTGVGPDQFAACKSCEFYGALVSTEPGREGAVTEGVCFKTACNKKKIAAFAKAQKEAAAEAQPKATGTDSSTSTPSATAAAQTTPAAPSKPKPKDTAGTPKAVTERADAFVREQAIREQKADTTISSALAVFGLFQMADTVSQGTIRELMVEFTGDKNTTTATSSKLYAGLLAATPQRRDLARMALLAHLLGEHTSAMSHHVNWQNMAKATVAHRQPDLTQTFKLDEAYLRAHTKSGMEALLREAGFDKWYDAQTGHNKGAFAKLMKAKVDQIVAKVLPESGGFDFTGFVPASVYQQAGFTPNPAA; translated from the coding sequence ATGGAGATCGCAGAACAAACCGTCAGCACCCTGAACCTCCCGATCAGCCAGATCGAGGTGCAGGCCGATTTCAACCCACGGCGCTTTTTCAACGACGACGCCCTCAACGAATTGACCGAGAGCGTACGCACGCAGGGCGTGCTGCAATCGATCCTCGTGCGCCCGACAGGCGAGGGCGCGCGCTACTACCTCGTGGCGGGCGAGCGCCGGTTCCGTGCCGCGCAGCGCGCCGGTCTGACCTCGATCCCGGCGCAGGTGCGCCAGATGACCGACGAGGCTGCACTCGCGGCGGCGACCGCCGAGAACGGTGCCCGTGAGGACATTTCCGTGGCCGAGGAAGCGCGGCTGGCCAAGCGCGCTGTAAGCCTGTCCGAAGGCGACCGTGACGAAGCCGCCAAGCTGCTCGGCTGGAAGCGCTCGCGTGTCGATGCGCGCCTGATGCTTCTGCACGCCTGCGATGAAGTGCTCGATGCGCTGGAGCGCAGCCAGATCAAGATCGGCCACGCCGAACTGCTCTCCACGCTGCCCAAGGCCACGCAACAAGGCACGCTCGAAAAGATCATCGCCGACGAGATCAGCGTTGCCGACCTCAAGGGCAAGATCGGTCAATTCACCCGCGAACTGGCACGCGCGCGCTTCGATACCAGCGCCTGTCAGGGCTGTCCGTTCAATTCCTCCACGCAGGCCAGCCTGTTCGATTTCTCGGTTGGTGCCGGACGGTGCAGCAACCATGAGTGCTGGACGCAGAAGAACATCGATCACGTCGCCAAAGTCGTTACCGAACAGCGCATCAATTTCCCGGCCGTGCATACCGATGCCGAGCGCGACGAAACCGGCCGCGTCATGCTGTTCGAGAACGGCACGACCGGCGTTGGCCCGGATCAGTTCGCCGCCTGCAAGTCCTGTGAGTTCTACGGCGCGCTCGTGTCCACCGAGCCGGGACGCGAAGGCGCAGTCACCGAAGGCGTGTGCTTCAAGACCGCCTGCAACAAGAAAAAGATCGCCGCCTTCGCCAAGGCCCAGAAGGAGGCCGCAGCCGAGGCCCAGCCCAAGGCAACCGGCACCGACAGCAGCACGAGCACGCCCTCGGCCACCGCTGCCGCGCAGACCACGCCTGCCGCGCCCTCGAAGCCCAAGCCCAAGGACACCGCAGGCACGCCCAAGGCCGTGACCGAACGGGCCGATGCGTTCGTGCGCGAGCAAGCGATCCGCGAACAGAAAGCCGACACCACGATCAGCAGTGCGCTGGCTGTGTTCGGGCTGTTCCAGATGGCCGACACCGTAAGCCAAGGCACGATCCGCGAACTGATGGTCGAGTTCACGGGCGATAAAAACACCACGACGGCCACCTCGTCCAAGCTCTATGCCGGGCTGCTCGCCGCGACCCCGCAACGCCGCGATCTGGCCCGCATGGCGCTACTGGCACACCTGCTCGGCGAGCACACCAGCGCCATGTCCCATCACGTCAACTGGCAGAACATGGCCAAGGCGACCGTCGCCCATCGCCAGCCCGACCTGACCCAGACCTTCAAGCTCGATGAAGCCTACCTGCGTGCGCACACCAAATCCGGCATGGAGGCGCTGTTGCGCGAGGCCGGATTCGATAAGTGGTACGACGCCCAGACCGGCCACAACAAGGGCGCGTTCGCCAAGCTGATGAAGGCTAAGGTCGATCAGATCGTGGCCAAGGTGCTGCCGGAGTCCGGCGGCTTCGACTTCACCGGCTTTGTCCCGGCCAGCGTCTACCAGCAAGCCGGTTTCACCCCCAACCCCGCCGCATAA
- a CDS encoding PRTRC system protein C: MTAITQTLTRVFKLGATELDDPAPQETPEIAMSLYETAFPVLKTASLAEPVIDGERLVYEIVKPQAKTKG; encoded by the coding sequence ATGACCGCTATCACCCAGACCCTGACCCGCGTGTTCAAGCTCGGCGCAACTGAACTCGACGACCCGGCACCGCAGGAAACCCCCGAGATCGCCATGAGCCTCTACGAAACGGCTTTCCCGGTACTCAAGACGGCATCGCTGGCCGAACCCGTGATCGACGGCGAGCGCCTCGTCTACGAGATCGTCAAGCCGCAGGCCAAGACCAAGGGCTGA